The Bacteroidota bacterium genome includes a region encoding these proteins:
- the atpB gene encoding F0F1 ATP synthase subunit A → MRFKSLALKAGFVMILFLGALLTTAFYQGPASRSEDHDHEKIHASGEDASWDTTVAIEEYNAGKKIIEHITDAHDWHILDYKDKHGHKQHVSIPLPVILYYDGKFHAFWSNKLAHGHVHEGFRLETEGDNKGKIIKVIEEDFVDSEAIEKEGETGLPIDLSITKNVASIIIGSILLFIIFISIANRYKRKPNEAPKGLQSLLEPLILFIRDDIARSSIGERYARYMPYLLTLFFFIFFNNLFGLIPFFPGGANVTGNVAVTLVMAIFTFLITTFSGNRNYWQHIFNAPGVPWWLKFPVPLMPVIEIIGVFTKPFVLMVRLFANITAGHIIILGFISLIFIFGNMNIALGYGVSVVSVMFSVFMMLLELLVAFIQAYVFTLLSALYFGMAIEEHH, encoded by the coding sequence ATGAGATTTAAATCACTTGCCTTAAAAGCAGGATTCGTCATGATACTGTTCCTGGGGGCTTTGCTGACAACAGCTTTTTACCAGGGGCCCGCAAGCAGGAGCGAAGATCATGATCATGAAAAAATACATGCCAGCGGTGAAGATGCATCCTGGGATACTACCGTTGCCATTGAAGAATACAACGCAGGAAAAAAGATCATCGAACACATCACCGATGCCCACGACTGGCATATCCTGGATTATAAAGACAAGCACGGACACAAACAGCATGTAAGCATTCCCCTGCCGGTGATTTTATATTATGACGGAAAATTTCATGCTTTCTGGTCGAATAAACTGGCTCACGGACATGTTCATGAAGGGTTCAGGCTGGAGACCGAAGGGGATAACAAAGGCAAAATCATTAAAGTCATTGAAGAAGACTTTGTCGACAGCGAAGCAATTGAAAAAGAAGGAGAAACAGGACTGCCCATCGATTTGTCGATCACAAAGAACGTTGCGTCCATCATCATTGGGAGCATCCTCTTGTTCATCATTTTTATTTCTATTGCAAACAGGTACAAACGCAAACCGAATGAGGCACCGAAAGGACTGCAGTCGTTGCTGGAACCCTTGATTTTGTTTATCCGCGACGACATTGCACGTTCCTCCATCGGGGAGCGATATGCCCGGTATATGCCCTATCTCCTCACTCTTTTCTTTTTTATCTTTTTCAATAACCTTTTCGGACTGATTCCTTTTTTTCCGGGAGGGGCTAATGTTACAGGCAATGTAGCCGTCACGTTGGTTATGGCCATTTTTACTTTCCTGATCACCACATTTTCAGGAAACCGGAATTACTGGCAGCATATTTTCAATGCTCCCGGCGTTCCCTGGTGGCTGAAGTTTCCGGTGCCGCTGATGCCGGTAATAGAGATCATCGGTGTGTTCACCAAGCCCTTCGTTCTGATGGTGCGACTCTTTGCCAATATCACGGCAGGGCATATCATCATCCTGGGTTTTATCAGTCTGATCTTTATTTTCGGAAACATGAACATTGCGCTGGGTTACGGGGTTTCTGTAGTATCTGTAATGTTTTCGGTGTTTATGATGCTGTTGGAATTGCTGGTGGCATTCATCCAGGCATATGTGTTTACTCTTCTTTCGGCCCTTTATTTTGGGATGGCGATAGAAGAACATCATTAA
- a CDS encoding DUF3109 family protein produces MIIIDKSLISGDLQDVKFCCDLEKCKGACCVEGDAGAPLEEEEISLLEDFLDEIKPFMTRKGRKVTEKQGVFDYDIHGGFVTPLVDDRECAFANFEKGIACCAIEKAYEAGKIDFRKPLSCHLYPVRISRLIQHEAVNYHKWVICKPALELGKKLQLPLYLFLRDALIRKYGEAWYKNLEDSLKEKR; encoded by the coding sequence ATGATCATCATTGACAAATCGCTGATATCCGGCGACCTGCAGGATGTGAAGTTCTGCTGCGATCTGGAGAAGTGCAAGGGTGCCTGTTGCGTGGAAGGAGATGCCGGCGCACCCCTGGAAGAGGAGGAAATATCCCTGCTGGAGGATTTCCTGGATGAAATAAAACCTTTTATGACCCGGAAAGGAAGGAAGGTGACAGAAAAACAGGGTGTTTTTGATTATGACATCCACGGTGGGTTTGTGACTCCTCTGGTGGATGATCGTGAATGTGCCTTTGCCAATTTTGAGAAAGGTATTGCCTGTTGCGCTATTGAAAAGGCTTATGAAGCTGGAAAGATAGATTTCAGGAAACCCCTTTCATGTCATTTGTATCCGGTAAGGATCTCCCGGCTCATCCAGCATGAAGCCGTGAATTATCATAAATGGGTCATCTGTAAGCCGGCCCTGGAGTTGGGCAAAAAGCTGCAGCTCCCTCTATACCTTTTTTTACGTGATGCCCTGATCAGAAAATACGGTGAGGCCTGGTATAAAAATCTGGAAGACAGTCTTAAAGAAAAAAGATAA
- the atpA gene encoding F0F1 ATP synthase subunit alpha, protein MAEIKPAEISAILRQELSGYKNQAELEEVGTVLEVGDGIARVYGLNNAEAGELVEFEKSGLKGIILNLEQDNVGIVLLGQARGINEGDTVKRTRKISAIEVGEGLLGRVINTLGEPIDGKGEIKGEKFTMPLERKAPGVIFRRPVNEPIQTGIKAIDAMIPIGRGQRELIIGDRQTGKTAIAIDTIINQKEFYKAGKPVYCIYVAVGQKGSSVANIVKTLEDNGAMEYTIVITATASDPAAMQFYAPFAGAAIGEYFRDTGRPALVIYDDLSKQAVAYREVSLLLRRPPGREAYPGDVFYLHSRLLERAAKIIDSDVIAQKMNDLPESIRHLVKGGGSLTALPIIETQAGDVSAYIPTNVISITDGQIFLETNLFNAGVRPAINVGISVSRVGGNAQIKSMKKVAGTLKLDQAQFRELEAFSKFGSDLDAATMAVLEKGRRNVEILKQPQYSPMPVEEQIAIIFCGTRNLLKNVPVASIRDFQDEFLFFLNEHHKQILNDLKAGKLTEDIEEGLKAAAQKVAVKYEKK, encoded by the coding sequence ATGGCAGAAATTAAACCGGCAGAGATCTCTGCAATACTTCGCCAGGAATTATCCGGATACAAGAACCAGGCTGAACTGGAGGAAGTCGGGACAGTACTGGAAGTAGGCGACGGCATCGCCCGCGTTTACGGGCTCAACAATGCCGAGGCCGGAGAACTGGTGGAATTTGAGAAATCAGGTCTTAAGGGCATCATTCTGAACCTGGAACAGGATAATGTCGGGATAGTCTTACTGGGTCAGGCTAGAGGAATCAATGAAGGGGATACGGTGAAACGTACACGTAAGATTTCAGCGATTGAAGTGGGTGAGGGCTTGCTAGGCAGGGTTATTAACACATTGGGAGAGCCTATCGACGGCAAGGGTGAGATCAAAGGCGAAAAATTCACGATGCCCCTGGAAAGGAAGGCTCCCGGTGTAATCTTCCGCCGCCCGGTTAACGAACCCATCCAGACCGGAATCAAGGCCATCGATGCCATGATCCCTATCGGCCGCGGACAGCGTGAGCTGATCATCGGCGACCGCCAGACAGGGAAGACGGCTATTGCCATAGATACCATCATCAACCAGAAAGAATTTTACAAGGCCGGAAAACCGGTTTATTGCATATACGTTGCGGTCGGGCAGAAAGGCTCGTCTGTTGCCAATATAGTTAAAACACTGGAAGACAATGGCGCCATGGAATACACCATCGTGATCACCGCTACTGCTTCCGATCCGGCAGCTATGCAGTTCTATGCTCCCTTCGCAGGTGCCGCCATAGGCGAGTACTTCCGTGACACCGGCCGTCCGGCGCTCGTGATCTACGACGATCTGTCGAAGCAGGCTGTAGCATACCGCGAGGTCTCATTGCTCCTCAGAAGGCCCCCGGGCCGCGAAGCCTACCCGGGCGACGTGTTCTACCTGCACTCACGCTTGCTGGAAAGGGCTGCCAAAATCATCGACTCCGATGTTATTGCCCAAAAAATGAACGACCTTCCTGAATCCATAAGACACCTTGTTAAAGGAGGAGGCTCTCTCACCGCCCTTCCCATCATCGAAACCCAGGCCGGCGACGTTTCTGCCTATATCCCAACCAACGTGATCTCCATCACCGATGGTCAGATATTCCTGGAAACCAACCTCTTTAATGCCGGTGTGCGGCCGGCCATCAACGTCGGTATCTCCGTTTCCAGGGTCGGGGGTAATGCCCAGATCAAATCCATGAAGAAAGTAGCCGGTACCCTGAAACTCGACCAGGCCCAGTTCCGCGAGCTGGAAGCCTTCTCAAAGTTCGGTTCCGACCTCGACGCCGCTACCATGGCCGTTCTGGAAAAGGGAAGAAGAAACGTGGAAATCCTGAAACAACCTCAGTACAGCCCTATGCCTGTAGAAGAACAAATCGCCATCATCTTCTGCGGAACAAGGAACCTGCTGAAAAATGTCCCCGTTGCAAGCATACGCGATTTCCAGGATGAATTCCTGTTCTTCCTGAATGAACATCATAAACAGATATTAAACGACCTGAAAGCCGGAAAGCTGACGGAAGACATTGAAGAAGGACTGAAAGCAGCCGCACAGAAGGTAGCCGTCAAATACGAAAAGAAATAA
- the atpE gene encoding ATP synthase F0 subunit C, which yields MEFLAILLQAAADLAPFAKMGAGLGAGIAAIGAGIGIGQIGKGAVESIARQPESAGDIRSNMIVAAALIEGVAFFAIVVCLLIVFI from the coding sequence ATGGAATTTTTGGCGATTTTATTACAGGCAGCAGCGGATCTGGCTCCTTTTGCAAAGATGGGTGCCGGTCTGGGTGCAGGTATCGCAGCCATAGGCGCAGGTATCGGTATCGGACAGATCGGTAAAGGAGCTGTGGAATCCATTGCACGCCAGCCCGAATCAGCCGGTGACATTCGTTCAAACATGATCGTTGCCGCCGCCCTGATCGAGGGGGTTGCGTTTTTTGCCATCGTAGTTTGTCTTTTGATCGTTTTCATCTAA
- a CDS encoding ornithine carbamoyltransferase: MAFNLRNRNFLKLLDFTPQEIRFLLDLSIDLKKAKYSGTEQQRLKGKNIALIFEKASTRTRCAFEVAAFDQGAQVTYLGPSGSQIGQKESMKDTARVLGRMYDGIEYRGYGQDIVEELGKYAGVPVWNGLTNEFHPTQILADFMTMEEHSDKPLHQISFCYLGDARNNMGNSLMVGAAKMGMDFRACAPKEFFPAPELVEQCREIAKETGAKITITDKVEEGVKGADFLYTDVWVSMGEPESEFERRIKMMMPYQVNKELVAKTGNPKVKFLHCLPSFHNRETKIGEEIYRKYGVEAMEVTDDVFESPASIVFDEAENRMHTIKAVMVATLGC; the protein is encoded by the coding sequence ATGGCATTTAATCTGAGAAACAGAAATTTTCTGAAACTCCTGGATTTCACACCCCAGGAAATCCGCTTTCTCCTTGATCTATCCATAGACCTGAAGAAAGCGAAATATTCAGGCACCGAACAGCAGCGCCTGAAAGGGAAAAACATCGCACTGATCTTTGAAAAAGCATCCACACGTACGCGCTGTGCCTTTGAGGTGGCCGCTTTCGATCAGGGAGCACAGGTCACTTATCTCGGACCATCCGGATCGCAGATCGGACAAAAGGAATCGATGAAAGACACCGCCCGTGTTCTGGGCAGGATGTACGACGGCATTGAATACCGCGGTTACGGACAGGATATAGTGGAAGAACTTGGCAAATACGCCGGTGTACCCGTATGGAACGGACTCACCAACGAATTCCACCCGACACAGATCCTGGCCGACTTTATGACCATGGAAGAGCACAGCGACAAACCCCTGCACCAGATATCCTTCTGTTATCTGGGCGATGCCAGGAATAACATGGGTAACTCACTCATGGTGGGTGCCGCCAAAATGGGCATGGACTTCAGGGCCTGCGCACCAAAGGAATTTTTCCCCGCACCGGAACTGGTGGAGCAATGCCGCGAAATTGCCAAAGAAACCGGAGCCAAAATCACCATCACCGACAAAGTGGAAGAGGGTGTTAAAGGAGCAGACTTTCTGTATACCGACGTATGGGTCTCCATGGGCGAACCCGAATCGGAATTTGAAAGACGCATCAAAATGATGATGCCCTATCAGGTAAACAAGGAACTGGTTGCCAAAACCGGCAATCCCAAAGTCAAATTCCTGCATTGCCTGCCATCATTCCACAACAGGGAAACTAAAATTGGTGAAGAGATCTACCGGAAATACGGCGTGGAAGCTATGGAAGTGACCGATGACGTGTTCGAATCCCCCGCCTCCATCGTCTTCGACGAAGCCGAAAACCGCATGCATACCATCAAAGCGGTGATGGTCGCGACGCTGGGGTGCTGA
- the atpF gene encoding F0F1 ATP synthase subunit B produces the protein MDLVSPGIGLIFWMTLVFALLLFLLGKYAWKPIMKALHEREEFIEKSLHAADKAKEEMKELKFSNEQLLKEAKEERDAILREARKIRENILEEARTKANEEADRIVENAKERIENEKKAAMISLKNEIASLSIDIAEKILEHELSEKSRQKEFIEKLLNETRLN, from the coding sequence ATGGATTTAGTTAGTCCTGGAATAGGTTTGATCTTCTGGATGACCCTCGTATTTGCCCTGCTGTTATTCCTGCTGGGAAAATATGCCTGGAAACCCATCATGAAAGCCCTTCACGAAAGGGAAGAATTCATCGAGAAATCCCTTCATGCCGCCGATAAGGCTAAAGAGGAAATGAAGGAGTTGAAATTCAGCAATGAACAACTCCTGAAAGAAGCCAAAGAGGAAAGAGATGCTATCCTGCGGGAAGCAAGGAAAATCAGAGAAAACATCCTGGAAGAAGCCCGCACGAAAGCCAATGAAGAGGCCGACAGAATCGTGGAAAATGCCAAGGAAAGAATTGAAAATGAAAAAAAGGCCGCCATGATCAGCCTTAAAAATGAAATCGCATCCCTTTCCATCGATATCGCTGAGAAAATCCTGGAACATGAACTCTCTGAAAAATCCAGGCAAAAAGAATTTATTGAAAAACTGTTAAACGAAACCCGTCTGAACTAA
- a CDS encoding ferritin produces the protein MIADKISKALIAQIKEEEHSSRLYLSMASWCESNGYPGAAAFLYTHSDEERMHQLKMLRYLNDRGGHAILMEMEKPDFEFKSLHDVFEKVFEHEQFISSRINDLVGLCMKENDFTTTNFLQWFVTEQIEEESLASTILDKFNLAKGEKGGLFHIDKELAAMAAAESAGTENM, from the coding sequence ATGATCGCTGATAAAATTTCAAAAGCATTGATCGCTCAGATCAAGGAAGAAGAACACTCATCCCGGTTGTACCTCTCCATGGCATCGTGGTGCGAATCCAACGGTTACCCGGGAGCCGCTGCTTTCCTCTATACCCACTCCGACGAGGAGAGGATGCATCAGTTAAAAATGCTCCGCTACCTCAACGACCGCGGTGGACATGCTATCCTGATGGAGATGGAAAAACCCGATTTCGAGTTCAAATCGCTGCACGATGTTTTTGAAAAGGTATTTGAACACGAACAATTCATAAGCTCCAGGATCAACGACCTGGTGGGTTTGTGCATGAAAGAAAATGATTTTACCACGACCAACTTCCTGCAATGGTTTGTTACCGAACAGATTGAGGAAGAAAGCCTGGCCAGCACCATCCTGGATAAATTCAACCTTGCTAAAGGAGAAAAAGGCGGCTTATTCCATATCGACAAAGAATTGGCAGCCATGGCAGCCGCAGAAAGCGCCGGAACAGAAAACATGTAA
- the atpG gene encoding ATP synthase F1 subunit gamma, with the protein MPNLKEVRIRIESVRSTQQITSAMKLVSASKLRRAQDAILRMRPYAKKLNEILQNLSSSLEDMEIGSFTQQRKPEKVLIIVISANRGLCGAFNSNIIKLTNKVIREQYQEQYQAGNLHLLFLGKKAGEYFKRRNFQVVDINTEIFDQLSFEKAVPVAEQLMQEFLSRNYDRIDLVYNQFKNAAVQSITHEQYLPIKPAENKDDGKFSHDYLFEPDKVQIVNEMIPKSLKIQLYKALLDSQAAEYGARMTAMHIATDNAQELLKDLRLSYNKARQAAITNEIIEIVSGANALK; encoded by the coding sequence ATGCCCAACCTCAAAGAAGTACGCATCCGCATCGAGTCTGTCAGGTCAACCCAGCAGATCACCAGCGCCATGAAGCTGGTCAGCGCCTCCAAGCTCAGAAGAGCCCAGGATGCCATTCTCAGGATGCGGCCCTATGCAAAAAAACTCAATGAAATCCTGCAAAACCTGAGCAGCAGCCTGGAGGATATGGAAATAGGATCCTTCACCCAGCAAAGAAAACCGGAGAAGGTGTTGATCATCGTTATTTCTGCAAACCGCGGACTATGCGGGGCCTTTAACAGCAATATCATTAAGCTTACCAATAAAGTTATTCGGGAACAATACCAGGAACAATACCAGGCTGGCAACCTCCACCTCCTCTTCCTCGGTAAAAAAGCCGGCGAATATTTTAAAAGAAGGAATTTCCAGGTTGTAGATATCAACACGGAAATCTTCGACCAGCTTAGCTTTGAGAAAGCGGTGCCGGTTGCAGAACAACTGATGCAGGAATTCCTTTCCAGGAATTACGACCGCATCGATCTGGTCTATAACCAGTTTAAGAATGCTGCCGTGCAGTCTATCACGCATGAACAGTATCTGCCCATTAAACCCGCGGAAAATAAGGATGATGGTAAATTCTCCCACGACTATCTTTTTGAACCCGATAAGGTTCAGATCGTAAACGAAATGATACCCAAATCCCTGAAGATCCAGCTTTACAAAGCCCTTCTTGACTCCCAGGCCGCTGAATACGGGGCTCGTATGACAGCCATGCACATTGCCACCGATAATGCACAGGAACTGCTGAAAGACCTCAGGCTATCCTACAACAAAGCCCGTCAGGCTGCCATCACCAACGAGATCATTGAAATCGTCAGCGGAGCCAATGCACTGAAGTGA
- a CDS encoding SDR family NAD(P)-dependent oxidoreductase has translation MKNHNNMSKKQPTVLLTGAAGGLGQAITGFFSARGCTVIATDLESQLHNSSTTGENIHYFPVDVTDGSSLKSLKNTLEKEGLQPDVVINNAGIYTMFPLSESDLRALQKIFEVNTFGAVQVIRTFLPILVERHGRVINISSDSVRIPWLFQPYQSSKIALEALSRAMRQELRLRKVKLIIIRPGAMQTPLLNWMDKSPELPSGSFFHKEFKAFYEKACKSVGKTIPPEKAASVIYRAATTPHPKRYYRINNNPLLRMASWLPEKIQDGLALRVING, from the coding sequence GTGAAGAACCACAACAATATGTCGAAAAAACAACCCACTGTATTGCTAACCGGGGCGGCCGGCGGGCTGGGTCAGGCCATCACCGGCTTTTTCTCCGCGCGGGGCTGCACCGTCATCGCCACCGACCTTGAATCGCAACTTCATAACAGCTCAACTACCGGAGAGAACATCCATTATTTCCCTGTAGACGTAACCGACGGCTCATCCCTCAAATCGCTTAAAAACACCCTCGAAAAGGAAGGATTACAACCGGATGTCGTGATCAACAATGCAGGCATTTACACCATGTTCCCTTTGTCGGAATCCGATCTCCGGGCATTACAAAAGATCTTCGAGGTAAACACCTTCGGAGCAGTTCAGGTAATACGCACCTTCCTCCCTATCCTGGTGGAAAGGCATGGGCGTGTTATCAACATCAGCAGCGACAGTGTAAGGATACCCTGGCTGTTCCAACCCTATCAGTCCTCGAAGATCGCCCTGGAAGCCCTCAGCCGTGCCATGCGGCAGGAATTAAGACTCAGGAAGGTGAAGCTGATCATCATCAGGCCGGGAGCCATGCAAACACCCCTTCTCAACTGGATGGACAAAAGCCCGGAGCTACCTTCAGGTTCTTTCTTCCACAAAGAATTCAAGGCCTTCTACGAAAAAGCCTGCAAAAGCGTAGGCAAAACCATTCCCCCCGAAAAAGCAGCCTCCGTCATCTACCGCGCCGCCACCACCCCCCACCCGAAAAGATATTATCGTATTAATAATAATCCGCTGCTTAGAATGGCATCGTGGTTACCGGAAAAGATACAGGACGGATTGGCATTGCGGGTAATTAATGGGTGA
- a CDS encoding Mut7-C ubiquitin/RNAse domain-containing protein, whose product MPKTIEIRFYEELNDFLPQGKRKKTFPHTFSGNPTVKDIIEGLGVPHVEVDLILVNDVSVSFTHKPANADRLAVYPVFESLDISPVSRLRPEPLREPRFILDVHLGKLARLMRMTGFDCLYSNDAADDIIIRIAAEEKRIILTRDIGILKNGKVDRGYWIRNTNPGKQIREVIERFDLRRHIRSFSRCMHCSGILEKVEKAEIEHLLKYGTKKCYQDFYRCTSCGKLYWKGSHVERMQQEILNILK is encoded by the coding sequence ATGCCCAAAACCATTGAGATACGGTTTTATGAAGAACTGAATGATTTCCTGCCCCAGGGAAAACGCAAAAAAACGTTTCCACATACATTTTCAGGAAATCCTACCGTGAAAGATATCATTGAAGGGTTAGGCGTTCCCCATGTTGAGGTGGATCTTATCCTGGTGAACGATGTATCCGTATCTTTTACACATAAGCCTGCAAATGCCGACAGGTTGGCGGTTTACCCTGTGTTCGAATCTCTCGATATATCCCCTGTTAGCCGGCTTCGTCCAGAGCCCTTGCGTGAGCCGCGTTTCATCCTTGATGTACACCTGGGCAAACTGGCCAGGCTGATGCGGATGACCGGTTTCGACTGTCTTTACAGCAACGATGCGGCCGACGACATCATTATCCGCATTGCCGCAGAAGAAAAGCGCATCATCCTGACCCGCGATATCGGCATCCTGAAAAACGGGAAGGTTGACAGAGGTTACTGGATACGAAACACCAATCCCGGAAAACAGATCCGGGAGGTGATAGAGCGCTTCGACCTCCGCAGGCATATCCGTTCCTTCTCCCGTTGCATGCACTGTAGCGGCATCCTGGAAAAAGTGGAAAAGGCAGAGATTGAACATCTGTTAAAATACGGCACAAAAAAGTGTTACCAGGACTTTTACCGCTGCACATCCTGCGGAAAGTTATATTGGAAAGGCTCACACGTTGAGAGGATGCAGCAGGAAATATTAAATATCCTAAAGTGA
- the pheS gene encoding phenylalanine--tRNA ligase subunit alpha, translated as MKEKIARISSDIEAFRPENAESVEQFRLTYLSKKGLITELFSEFRNVDPAERKEVGKLLNELKNRAQELHDNYKNSFEEDKHTGRVPDDLTRPALHAPLGSRHPVSIVRNKISEIFARIGFTVEEGPEIENDWHNFTALNFPPEHPARDMQDTFFIEKNPDILLRTHTSSVQVRVMEKKQPPIRSIFPGRVFRNEAISARSHCIFHQVEGLYIDKDVSFADLKQTLYYFAREFMGQDTQVRFRPSFFPFTEPSAEMDVSCQLCHGKGCNVCKYTGWLEILGCGMVHPKVLDFCGIDSKTYTGYAFGIGIERTAMMMYQIKDIRMYYENDIRFLNQFTPAL; from the coding sequence ATGAAAGAAAAAATAGCCCGGATTTCTTCGGATATTGAAGCATTCCGGCCTGAGAATGCAGAATCCGTTGAGCAGTTCCGGCTTACTTATCTTAGTAAAAAGGGACTGATCACAGAGCTTTTTAGTGAATTCCGAAATGTTGACCCCGCTGAAAGGAAGGAAGTAGGGAAATTATTGAATGAATTAAAAAACCGGGCGCAGGAACTTCACGATAATTATAAAAACTCTTTTGAGGAGGACAAGCATACCGGTCGGGTCCCTGACGACCTTACCCGCCCGGCTCTCCATGCTCCCCTGGGATCCAGACACCCTGTATCTATTGTCAGGAACAAGATCTCAGAGATTTTTGCCCGCATAGGATTTACCGTTGAGGAAGGTCCGGAGATCGAAAACGACTGGCATAACTTCACTGCCCTGAACTTCCCGCCCGAACACCCCGCCCGCGATATGCAGGATACCTTCTTCATTGAAAAAAATCCTGATATCCTGCTGAGAACCCATACCTCCTCCGTACAGGTAAGGGTGATGGAAAAGAAACAACCCCCGATCCGGAGTATCTTCCCCGGTAGGGTCTTCAGAAATGAAGCCATATCCGCCCGGTCTCACTGTATATTCCATCAGGTGGAAGGACTGTATATCGATAAAGATGTTTCTTTCGCCGATCTGAAACAAACACTGTATTATTTTGCCAGGGAGTTTATGGGCCAGGATACACAGGTACGTTTCAGGCCATCATTCTTTCCCTTCACAGAACCCTCAGCGGAAATGGACGTTTCATGCCAGCTCTGCCATGGCAAAGGCTGTAATGTTTGTAAATACACAGGATGGCTGGAAATCCTGGGCTGTGGGATGGTACATCCCAAAGTTCTTGATTTCTGCGGAATAGATAGCAAAACATATACCGGCTATGCCTTTGGCATCGGTATTGAAAGGACTGCCATGATGATGTATCAGATAAAGGATATCCGAATGTACTATGAGAATGATATCCGTTTCCTGAACCAGTTCACGCCTGCACTTTAA
- a CDS encoding nuclear transport factor 2 family protein, which yields MKKLVFVLVATALLFQFCDKPAAVTDPEKEISEIRTVLEKYSIANEKEDFSIMEEIWMPADDILLIGTDSDEVLLGWEEIQKAIRSQHGKFESTLINISDQRIKVNETCNTAWFSEELNYNFIYQEKAMSFEGIRFTGVLCKKDGKWKLVQGHLSIPAQVVIEEVR from the coding sequence ATGAAAAAGCTTGTTTTTGTGCTCGTTGCAACAGCCTTACTGTTTCAGTTTTGTGATAAACCGGCGGCAGTTACGGATCCGGAAAAAGAGATTTCGGAGATAAGAACGGTTCTTGAGAAGTATTCCATTGCGAATGAGAAGGAGGATTTCAGCATTATGGAAGAGATCTGGATGCCTGCGGACGACATTCTCCTCATTGGCACCGACAGTGATGAGGTATTGCTGGGTTGGGAAGAGATTCAAAAGGCGATTCGCAGCCAGCATGGTAAGTTTGAAAGTACGCTGATCAATATTTCCGATCAGCGCATCAAGGTCAACGAGACCTGCAATACTGCGTGGTTTTCGGAGGAGTTGAATTATAATTTTATTTATCAGGAGAAGGCCATGTCGTTTGAGGGCATCCGTTTCACAGGGGTTTTATGCAAGAAAGACGGAAAATGGAAGCTGGTTCAGGGCCATCTATCCATCCCTGCGCAGGTCGTGATAGAAGAAGTGAGGTAA
- the atpH gene encoding ATP synthase F1 subunit delta — protein MAATILAGRYAKALFELSLEMNLLDEIKEDMYTISRLCHESKDFRLFLKSPVIHAARKKAILKKMLEKHLNELSFRYVILITKKRREMYLEDIAAAFITLYKKFKDILTVTLKTAYNPDEDIRKKIIDLLHDQTGSNIELLDEVKKELIGGFILTYDNKQYDASISNQLEKLRRGAARINLYERKL, from the coding sequence ATGGCTGCAACAATACTTGCCGGACGATACGCAAAAGCACTCTTTGAACTATCCCTGGAAATGAACCTCCTGGATGAGATTAAAGAAGATATGTATACCATTTCCAGGCTTTGTCATGAAAGCAAAGATTTCAGACTGTTCCTGAAAAGTCCGGTTATACACGCGGCCAGGAAAAAAGCCATTCTGAAAAAGATGCTGGAGAAACACCTGAATGAGCTATCTTTCCGGTATGTTATCCTCATCACTAAAAAACGCAGGGAAATGTACCTGGAAGATATTGCGGCCGCTTTCATCACACTTTATAAGAAATTCAAAGATATCCTGACGGTAACCCTCAAAACAGCTTATAATCCCGATGAGGATATCAGGAAAAAGATCATCGACCTTCTTCACGATCAAACCGGAAGTAATATTGAATTACTCGATGAGGTGAAGAAAGAACTTATTGGCGGTTTTATCCTCACATACGACAACAAGCAGTATGATGCAAGTATCAGCAACCAGCTTGAAAAATTAAGGAGGGGCGCCGCCAGGATCAACTTGTACGAAAGGAAATTATAG